The genomic stretch ACAGCTCCGTCTGTGCCTTGGTTGCGGTGCTCCGGGCTCCGACATTGGCCGTCGGGACACCCGTGCCACCCTTGGGCGTGGTGTCCGGCTTCTCCAGCCCCAGGATGTCGCCCACAGACTTGAGCCGGGTGATGGGGCGAGCCGTCCGGCTCCATTCCAGGAGCGCGGCTTCACCCGCATGCCTCTCACGGAAGGTGCGCAGGGCCATGAGGTCCCGAAGCTCCGTGTCTCCGACGACGACCCGGCGCCCGCCTTTGCGGAGCAGCGCGCCCAGTTGCTCGGCGACGACACCGCCGGGGCGGGCCGGAGGGAAGTCGGTGGTCCGCACAATCACAGGTGTCTTTCCAGAGGCTTTCTTGAGCGCTTCGGTCATCTGCCTGCCGAGGCCGCCGCCACGCGAGTCCCTCTCACACAGCGCGACGAGGAGCTTGCTCCCCTCCGGGTGGGCCTGGACGTCCAGCATCTCCTTGTCCTTGGGCTTGACGTCGAAGCGCTTCGCGTCTCCGAGCTCCCTGCCGCCGGCTTCAATGGCCCAGGCCAGCAGTTCCGCGACATCCGCGGGCTCTTCGGGCGGGTCAATTCGCAGGGTGGCGCGGAAGTCCGTCCACAGCTGGTCCATGTCCGGCTTGGAGGCTTGGGGCTGCTGAGCCACATGTGGCTTCGCCATGCCTGGTCCCTGGGGGCGCTGCAGCGGGAAGCTGGCGGGCAGCTTGCCATCTTGGATGGCGCGGTCGCGGTAGCGGCGGCACTCATCCAGGACGTCACGGGCGCGGTGTCCGCCAAGCGCGTCGAAGCCGTTCGCCGGAAGGGGCCAGGTCGGGTCCGACGCGGAGACCGTGAAGCCTCGCTGTTCGAACAGGGCTTGCAGCCGCCGCGCCGCGAGGTCCCTGGCCGTATCGGCCGTCACCGTCCGCTCCAGCGTCACGGGCTCGGGGTCGTTCTCAATGCGATCCACCGTTCCTTGGTTGAGCAGGGGCTTCATCTTCGCCCAGTAGTCGGCGAGGCAGCAGAAGACCACGACAGCGCGAGGCACCTTGCTCGCGATGGCAGCGAGGCTGTTCATCGCGCGCCGGAAGGAGCTCTCCATCTGCGGGCGCTGCTCGAAGTCGCTGACGTCCTCGACCTGGTCGACGCAGAGCACGAGCGCCTGGCCCAGGCCGCCCATCAGCCGTCCCAGGTGTTCCACCATCCGCGCCGGCGCATCGTCGGCGGTCCGGGGGATGAGGTTGCCGATGACGCGCTGGTCCGCCTCGGACAGCTCCTCGCAGCGCAGCCAGTGGAAGATGCGGCGGTTGAGCCGAGGGTCTCTTCGATGCAGGTAGATGAGGGCGCGCAGCAGGTCGACTTCCACTTCCCGGAAGCGAGGGTCCAGCAGCAGCTCGTCCGCCACGGCCCGGATGGTGCCGTGCAGCTCTTCATCCTCCAGAATCTTCTCGTCCTGCAGGTGCAGCACGAACGCGCTGTTGCACTGGGCCATGAGCGCGTCCGACAGGTGCATCAGCCCGCTGTCGTCATCGCCTCCCGCCCGAACGAACGGCTTGTCCAGGGAATCGATGAGGTTGGACAGGATGTAGCGGTCGTACTGTGTCGCATCGACGGTCATCGGCATGTAGCCGACGAAGCCCTTCCGCTGACCATGCGCGAGGTTGCGGAAGGCGCGCACCAGGTGCGTCTTGCCGCTGCCGGATTCGCCGAGCAGGAGCAGCAGCTTGCCGGCGCTCGGGGGCGTGTCCGAGGAAGCCTTGTCGAGCAGCCGCTTGAAGGAACGGCGAGCCGGCGCGTTGAGGGCCTCTACGTCGAACGGGTCCGCCTGCCAGATGTGCTGGCCCTGTTCG from Myxococcus xanthus encodes the following:
- a CDS encoding helicase HerA domain-containing protein produces the protein MANDPRLEIFLDDSREVFTSVEQGQHIWQADPFDVEALNAPARRSFKRLLDKASSDTPPSAGKLLLLLGESGSGKTHLVRAFRNLAHGQRKGFVGYMPMTVDATQYDRYILSNLIDSLDKPFVRAGGDDDSGLMHLSDALMAQCNSAFVLHLQDEKILEDEELHGTIRAVADELLLDPRFREVEVDLLRALIYLHRRDPRLNRRIFHWLRCEELSEADQRVIGNLIPRTADDAPARMVEHLGRLMGGLGQALVLCVDQVEDVSDFEQRPQMESSFRRAMNSLAAIASKVPRAVVVFCCLADYWAKMKPLLNQGTVDRIENDPEPVTLERTVTADTARDLAARRLQALFEQRGFTVSASDPTWPLPANGFDALGGHRARDVLDECRRYRDRAIQDGKLPASFPLQRPQGPGMAKPHVAQQPQASKPDMDQLWTDFRATLRIDPPEEPADVAELLAWAIEAGGRELGDAKRFDVKPKDKEMLDVQAHPEGSKLLVALCERDSRGGGLGRQMTEALKKASGKTPVIVRTTDFPPARPGGVVAEQLGALLRKGGRRVVVGDTELRDLMALRTFRERHAGEAALLEWSRTARPITRLKSVGDILGLEKPDTTPKGGTGVPTANVGARSTATKAQTELFNSPPTLPYGTPVPAEVLSGAKSTPPARAGTSALEARDVRSAREPIVAQGARQGRAESLSDDPLQDITIESPMLTGRTVTPPQGMKPPIGFRGNESPSAPPLSETLTGPLRIGSSEGVFSQVVTVDPSELTRHSAFLGTTGSGKTTLALNVLEQLLLRGVPAILVDRKGDLAAYARDLSWEEHLDDPALIERRRLLRERVEVALYTPGRSDGRPLAIPVIPRGLESLSPEEREQGVQQAADAIAGMLEYKTSPNDKAARALLTQALRLLVQRPPGTELTLEMVQKFVAEQDESLRQETGGLPTKTFAKLAQDLEVLRLDLRPLLATGGERLDISELLGLGAASTPGKTRLSIISTKYLGDLSRVRFWVSQLLLEANRWTSQHPASKLQAVMLFDEADIYLPATSKPATKQPMENLLKRARSAGVGVMLGTQSPGDLDYKCRENVRTWFVGGVKEDNALKKLKPMFTEARIDAETRLPGQKPGQFHVLREGKVQQLKADRSAIRTDQLSEDEILKEARRTRERGSR